From one Sorangium aterium genomic stretch:
- a CDS encoding SDR family NAD(P)-dependent oxidoreductase, whose product MDGLELVKASPRRRERRDEHRRSLGPLLFAVVPSAGDSQSFDPFQYLLHGVEIAMLSNKVVLITGATSGIGAATAIAAARAGAKVVLAARRQEMGDALVARIKVEGGNALFVRTDVTVEADIQALIERTVEAHGRLDSVFNNAGIATALGPLADVPVADYLALMQVNLHSIYLCMRYQVPIMKKGGGGSIVNCGSIASTVSAPGFGVYAATKHAILGLTKSAAIDYAADKIRVNAILPGPVETEIWDHMQSGEQVLDAFGAATLMKRYAHPDEIARPAVFLLSDWSSYMTGTQLTVDGGYTAV is encoded by the coding sequence TTGGACGGCCTCGAGCTCGTCAAGGCGAGCCCGCGGCGCCGCGAACGTCGCGACGAGCACCGGCGGTCCCTCGGGCCGCTCCTTTTCGCCGTCGTCCCGTCAGCTGGAGACAGCCAGTCTTTCGATCCATTCCAATACTTATTACACGGAGTTGAGATTGCCATGCTCAGCAATAAAGTCGTTTTGATCACCGGGGCCACATCGGGAATCGGGGCCGCGACAGCGATCGCGGCGGCGCGGGCCGGCGCCAAGGTGGTGCTGGCCGCGCGACGCCAGGAGATGGGCGACGCGCTCGTGGCCCGCATCAAGGTGGAGGGTGGAAACGCGCTGTTCGTCCGCACCGACGTCACCGTCGAGGCGGACATCCAGGCTCTGATCGAGCGCACCGTGGAGGCCCATGGGCGGCTGGACAGCGTCTTCAACAACGCCGGTATCGCCACCGCGCTCGGGCCGCTCGCGGACGTGCCGGTCGCCGATTACCTCGCTCTCATGCAGGTCAACCTGCACAGCATCTATCTGTGCATGAGGTATCAAGTGCCCATCATGAAGAAGGGCGGCGGCGGCTCGATCGTCAACTGCGGCTCGATCGCCTCCACGGTCTCTGCGCCCGGGTTCGGCGTCTATGCCGCGACCAAGCACGCGATCCTCGGCCTCACCAAGTCTGCGGCCATCGACTACGCGGCGGACAAGATTCGCGTCAACGCCATCCTGCCCGGCCCGGTGGAGACCGAGATCTGGGATCATATGCAAAGCGGCGAGCAGGTGCTCGACGCCTTCGGGGCGGCCACGCTGATGAAGCGGTACGCGCACCCAGACGAGATCGCTCGACCGGCGGTCTTCCTGCTGTCCGACTGGTCGTCGTACATGACCGGCACGCAGCTGACCGTGGACGGCGGCTACACCGCAGTGTGA
- a CDS encoding transposase zinc-binding domain-containing protein, with product METLYGAIDDGAIAVRTPKHAKKELEAYLDCGLLCRGFARLRCERCEESRLVAFSCKGRGFCPSCLGRRMCATAANLIEDVLPEVAHRPWVLTFPFPWRRRLAQDGASFGVLTRIFVESVERFYEERAARRGACGAVKSGAVTVVQRTSGDMRLNPHLHVVFLDGAYHEDGTELVWNELGHLRTR from the coding sequence GTGGAGACGCTGTACGGGGCCATCGACGACGGCGCCATCGCCGTCCGGACACCCAAGCACGCGAAGAAGGAGCTCGAAGCCTACCTCGACTGCGGACTGCTCTGCCGCGGGTTCGCGCGGCTCCGGTGCGAGCGCTGCGAAGAGAGTCGGCTGGTGGCCTTCAGCTGTAAAGGACGCGGCTTCTGCCCGTCGTGTCTGGGCCGACGCATGTGTGCCACGGCGGCGAACCTGATCGAGGACGTCCTGCCCGAGGTGGCGCACCGTCCGTGGGTGTTGACGTTTCCGTTTCCGTGGCGGCGCAGGCTCGCCCAGGACGGGGCGTCGTTCGGCGTGCTGACCCGCATCTTCGTCGAGAGCGTGGAGCGGTTCTACGAAGAGCGCGCCGCGCGCCGAGGCGCGTGCGGCGCGGTCAAGAGCGGCGCGGTGACCGTCGTGCAACGCACGTCCGGCGACATGCGGCTCAATCCGCATCTGCACGTGGTCTTCCTCGACGGGGCTTATCACGAAGACGGCACCGAGCTCGTGTGGAACGAACTCGGTCACCTGCGAACGCGCTAG
- a CDS encoding outer membrane protein assembly factor BamB family protein yields MSEYRTITAAPVLVAAFRDQIFGVDPATGRVLWEYKQAGVGFSSTALLITPAAIYAASFSRVACLHYPTGELLWEVKAATQGRATLLLEGDRLFVAKQGEVECFSLTGKSLWHNQFKSKGMGPVALGVPDNVAQPDDKD; encoded by the coding sequence ATGAGCGAATACCGAACAATCACGGCGGCGCCGGTGCTGGTGGCGGCGTTCCGGGATCAGATCTTCGGCGTCGACCCGGCCACCGGGCGCGTGCTCTGGGAGTACAAGCAGGCCGGGGTCGGTTTCTCTTCCACAGCGCTCCTGATCACGCCTGCGGCGATCTACGCGGCGAGCTTCAGCCGCGTCGCCTGTCTGCATTACCCGACGGGCGAGCTGCTCTGGGAGGTGAAGGCGGCCACGCAGGGCCGCGCCACGCTCCTCCTGGAGGGAGACCGGCTCTTCGTCGCCAAGCAGGGCGAGGTGGAGTGTTTCTCGCTCACCGGCAAGAGCCTCTGGCACAACCAGTTCAAGAGCAAGGGGATGGGCCCGGTCGCCCTGGGCGTGCCGGACAATGTGGCGCAGCCGGACGACAAGGACTGA
- a CDS encoding DUF5906 domain-containing protein: MLFGEGGNGKSAGINLVRAMFPPEALASLLPQRWTERFALSAPEGKLANFVSKTPSGERLEGGAFKAVVTGDPVMAERKHRDPFEFRPVAGHAGDRGLELVHEDDLVEREIGPRLASP; encoded by the coding sequence ATTCTATTTGGCGAGGGCGGGAACGGCAAGAGCGCGGGGATCAACCTCGTGAGGGCGATGTTTCCGCCGGAAGCACTCGCGAGCCTTCTGCCGCAACGGTGGACCGAGCGATTTGCGCTGTCTGCGCCAGAAGGGAAACTGGCTAACTTCGTGTCGAAAACGCCCAGCGGAGAGCGCCTCGAGGGTGGAGCGTTCAAGGCGGTGGTGACCGGCGATCCGGTGATGGCGGAGAGAAAGCACCGTGATCCCTTTGAGTTCCGGCCGGTCGCCGGGCACGCCGGCGATCGGGGTCTCGAGCTCGTCCACGAGGACGACCTCGTAGAACGAGAGATCGGTCCCCGCCTCGCGAGCCCGTGA